One stretch of Streptomyces sp. A2-16 DNA includes these proteins:
- a CDS encoding sugar ABC transporter substrate-binding protein, with protein MKISIRRSRRAAAAVALGSVLALTATACGDDGSGAGGDKGEEGSGKGKIVFWDNNGGVRTDVWKEVIADFQKANPDIKVEYVGIASTEYQSKVDTAIQGGGLPDVGGVGAAMLAGFSAQNALEPLDDRLAGSSLNGKLNENMVASLKAAGGGDGTLYSIPTSANNGVLYYRTDLFKKAGLDEPTTWDKFYDAAAKLTDAKKNEFGYTIRGGAGSIAQALDAAYGQSGITSFWNGDKTTLNDPKNVAALEKYAALYKKDTPAADLNNDFTKMVAQWDSGTIGMLNHNLGSYQDHVKALGADKFRGIPQPVGSSGKRVQVSNPVDGLGVFKSSKNKDAAWKFIEFATSHAENSKFNKSAGQVPSNNDAAKDAWIQGAEPTKLAAAALTDGSTSIVQLPYYLPDWNTISKADNEPNFQKVLLGDMSAKDFLDTMADQLNKAQAEWKEQNG; from the coding sequence ATGAAGATCAGCATCCGCAGAAGCAGGCGCGCTGCCGCAGCCGTCGCCCTCGGGTCCGTCCTGGCGCTGACCGCCACCGCCTGCGGTGACGACGGCAGCGGAGCCGGCGGTGACAAGGGCGAGGAGGGCAGCGGCAAGGGCAAGATCGTCTTCTGGGACAACAACGGCGGTGTGCGCACCGACGTCTGGAAGGAGGTCATCGCCGACTTCCAGAAGGCGAACCCCGACATCAAGGTCGAGTACGTCGGTATCGCCTCCACCGAGTACCAGTCCAAGGTCGACACCGCCATCCAGGGCGGCGGCCTGCCGGACGTCGGTGGTGTCGGCGCGGCCATGCTCGCCGGGTTCTCCGCCCAGAACGCCCTCGAGCCCCTGGACGACCGGCTCGCGGGCTCCTCCCTGAACGGCAAGCTCAACGAGAACATGGTGGCCTCGCTGAAGGCGGCGGGCGGCGGCGACGGGACCCTGTACTCGATCCCCACCTCCGCCAACAACGGTGTGCTGTACTACCGGACCGACCTGTTCAAGAAGGCCGGCCTCGACGAGCCGACGACCTGGGACAAGTTCTACGACGCCGCGGCCAAGCTCACCGACGCCAAGAAGAACGAGTTCGGCTACACCATCCGCGGCGGGGCCGGGTCCATCGCCCAGGCCCTGGACGCCGCGTACGGGCAGAGCGGGATCACCTCCTTCTGGAACGGTGACAAGACCACCCTCAACGACCCGAAGAACGTGGCGGCGCTGGAGAAGTACGCGGCGCTGTACAAGAAGGACACTCCGGCGGCCGACCTCAACAACGACTTCACCAAGATGGTCGCCCAGTGGGACTCCGGCACGATCGGGATGCTGAACCACAACCTGGGCTCGTACCAGGACCATGTGAAGGCGCTCGGGGCCGACAAGTTCCGGGGTATTCCGCAGCCGGTCGGCTCGTCCGGCAAGCGGGTCCAGGTGTCCAACCCCGTCGACGGGCTCGGGGTGTTCAAGAGCTCGAAGAACAAGGACGCCGCCTGGAAGTTCATCGAGTTCGCCACCTCGCACGCGGAGAACTCGAAGTTCAACAAGTCGGCGGGGCAGGTGCCGTCCAACAACGACGCCGCCAAGGACGCGTGGATTCAGGGGGCCGAGCCGACGAAGCTCGCCGCGGCCGCGTTGACCGACGGGTCGACGTCGATTGTGCAGCTGCCGTACTACCTGCCCGACTGGAACACGATCTCCAAGGCCGACAACGAGCCGAACTTCCAGAAGGTGCTGCTCGGGGACATGAGCGCCAAGGACTTCCTGGACACCATGGCCGACCAGCTGAACAAGGCTCAGGCCGAGTGGAAGGAACAGAACGGCTGA
- a CDS encoding rhamnogalacturonan acetylesterase gives MSLTRRQVTVAALGAVPLAAGVTGTAHASPRRTRTLYIAGDSTAAQKYADAAPETGWGMALPFFLHKDLPVANHAVNGRSSKSFVDEGRLDALLGVIRPGDFLLIQFGHNDEKTADPARYTEPWTTYQDHLRLYIDGARARGARPVLATSVERRKFDASGNAVPTHGDYPAAMRALGAEEGVALLDIQALSLALWQKLGVEETKKYFNWTDTEQDNTHFNPPGAIAVARLVARELLGHRVLAPRDVRRLDTGIPESWITWPSSATA, from the coding sequence ATGTCACTCACTCGCAGACAAGTCACCGTGGCGGCGCTCGGCGCCGTCCCCCTCGCGGCCGGCGTGACCGGCACCGCGCACGCCTCTCCGCGCAGGACCCGCACTCTCTACATCGCCGGTGACTCCACCGCCGCGCAGAAGTACGCCGACGCCGCCCCGGAAACCGGGTGGGGCATGGCACTTCCCTTCTTCCTCCACAAGGACCTCCCCGTCGCCAATCACGCGGTGAACGGGCGCAGTTCGAAGTCCTTCGTCGACGAGGGACGGCTCGATGCCCTGCTCGGCGTCATTCGGCCCGGCGACTTCCTGCTGATCCAGTTCGGGCACAACGACGAGAAGACCGCGGACCCCGCCCGCTACACCGAGCCCTGGACGACGTACCAGGACCATCTGCGCCTCTACATCGACGGCGCCCGCGCCCGTGGTGCCCGGCCCGTGCTGGCCACCTCGGTCGAGCGGCGGAAGTTCGACGCCTCCGGCAACGCCGTGCCGACCCACGGCGACTATCCGGCGGCGATGCGCGCGCTCGGCGCCGAGGAGGGGGTCGCCCTGCTCGACATCCAGGCACTGTCGCTCGCCCTGTGGCAGAAGCTCGGTGTCGAGGAGACCAAGAAGTACTTCAACTGGACCGACACCGAGCAGGACAACACGCACTTCAATCCGCCCGGTGCCATCGCGGTGGCGCGTCTGGTCGCCCGTGAACTGCTGGGTCACCGTGTGCTGGCGCCCCGGGACGTGCGCCGGCTCGACACCGGGATCCCGGAGTCCTGGATCACCTGGCCGTCGTCGGCCACTGCCTGA